Proteins encoded by one window of Zerene cesonia ecotype Mississippi chromosome 8, Zerene_cesonia_1.1, whole genome shotgun sequence:
- the LOC119828512 gene encoding helicase SKI2W, which yields MPVDTEEEYSFIKPPPIFDDLNERVKEYLLKPERLSIHQWERSQNHWHRTPDIDSLFKIDEDDIGLDTTLEVVRDPITGEIIGVEEVSIPVEDDEVSLSMSRTPLPPSLATRGTITQNPFLPAGFEEELEKMLEEAAKTGEVIINLENEEPGKFLGEDILTQPPGCQENVVFANDGVTLLDSANENNESMEKQQDIQININLEEVVDNNTHLVGLWQDDDEIQQEKPPKPIKKIELDVELDAANDNFLESTIIKPPVELPEIPVLNISNPTARAGVTSTEWAEMIDVSQPVPEFKEKIKDLAHAYPFELDNFQKQAILKLEEGHHVFVAAHTSAGKTVVAEYAIAMSRRNCTRAIYTSPIKALSNQKYNDFNKTFGEVGLLTGDLQINATASCLVMTTEILRSMLYCGSDVTRDLEFVIFDEVHYINNAERGYVWEEVLILLPAHVSIVMLSATVPNTLQFADWVGRTKKRKVYVVSTPKRPVPLCHYLYTGSGGKSKHERFLVVDQEGKFQLRGYNEAVAAKKARENEYKKNFGPKGGKQFGNPKAEQTMWVALIDHLRSNDKLPVVAFTLSRNRCDHNAENLMSVDLTTAKEKGHIRSFFQRCLQRLKEPDRKLPQVIRLQRVLENGIGVHHSGILPLLKEIVEMLFQSGYVKILFATETFAMGVNMPARTVIFDDITKFDGLQSRSLVPAEYIQMAGRAGRRGLDDTGTVIILCKDGVPDQLTLKEMMLGTPQKLSSQFRLTYAMILSLLRVATVSVEGMMQRSFRELHQILQQDNNKKLLQIAEKEYSEKCGTPLASHLAPLATFYDTAVGYIDVLNEMMPLLLSQPKVSKEFVAGRIFILSAGPYINQLGIYLNSSAPRQTPYKVLVLNTVEQDTNRYNFDLDDAWYRMLSFSAMYDHIGTEESTLEHTILTIAAKNIIGVTKTSLKIDANIIIQDWEKRQMPRFKDAPVGASCASAVQELSRLSHAVRTSASALEMVSLTQSLNISTGELLQSLDKMNKLKAELDTQKKSTGIANFKNEFAIVYERKQAERKRDKYKRLLSFESLALYPDYQGRLLVLRELNYIDEHDSVILKGRVACCMGTNELIISELVFRNVFTDKNPAEIAALLSCFVFQAKTHVDQVLTDKLAEGVKAIEAIEEELCSIEAKHGVSQFEGQQERLNFGLVRVVYEWALEKPFAEIMDLTDVQEGIIVRCIQQLHELLVDVKDAAVAVGDPNLQAKMMEASTAIKRDIVFAASLYTTQRETVVL from the exons ATGCCAGTAGACACAGAAGAGGAGTATTcctttataaaa CCGCCACCTATTTTTGACGATTTAAATGAACGAGTGAaagaatatttacttaaaccGGAAAGACTATCGATTCATCAATGGGAAAGATCCCAAAACCACTGGCATAGAACACCGGATATAGattctctttttaaaatagacGAAGATGACATCGGTCTCGATACAACTCTGGAG GTAGTCCGTGATCCGATCACAGGTGAAATCATAGGTGTAGAAGAAGTAAGTATCCCCGTTGAAGATGATGAAGTCAGTCTGTCTATGTCCCGAACCCCACTTCCACCAAGCTTGGCCACAAGAGGCACCATCACTCAGAACCCTTTCTTACCAGCTGGATTTGAAGAAGAATTGGAAAAAATGCTGGAGGAAGCAGCAAAAACGGGagaagttattattaatttagaaaatgaGGAGCCTGGAAAGTTTTTGGGGGAAG atattttgaCACAACCACCTGGCTGTCAGGAAAATGTTGTCTTTGCCAATGATGGTGTTACACTACTTGATTCGGCAAATGAGAATAATGAAAGTATGGAAAAACAACAAGATATACAGATTAATATCAATTTGGAGGAAGTGGTGGACAACAACACACATTTAGTTG gtcTCTGGCAAGATGACGACGAAATACAACAAGAGAAACCACCAAAACCAATCAAAAAAATTGAACTTGATGTTGAATTGGATGCTGCAAATGACAATTTCCTTGAGAGTACAATCATAAAACCACCAGTAGAGCTGCCCGAAATaccagtattaaatatatcaaacccCACAGCTAGGGCTGGTGTTACATCAACTGAATGGGCTGAAATGATTGATGTGTCCCAACCTGTGCCTGAGTTTAAGGAGAAAATTAAGGATTTAGCACATGCCTATCCATTTGAGTTGGACAATTTCCAGAAACAG GCTATACTTAAGTTGGAAGAAGGACATCATGTATTTGTAGCAGCTCATACCTCTGCTGGAAAAACTGTAGTTGCAGAGTATGCTATTGCTATGTCTAGGAGAAATTGCACAAG AGCCATCTACACATCGCCCATAAAAGCTCTCTCAAACCAGAAATACAATGATTTCAACAAAACATTTGGGGAAGTTGGTCTGCTAACTGGTGATCTTCAAATAAACGCGACAGCCTCCTGCCTGGTAATGACTACTGAGATTCTAAGATCCATGTTGTATTGTGGATCTGATGTCACTAGAGATCTGGAATTCGTTATCTTTGACGAAGTTCACTATATCAATAATGCAGAG CGCGGCTATGTGTGGGAAGAAGTATTAATTCTTCTGCCGGCTCACGTCAGTATAGTGATGTTGAGTGCTACTGTACCGAATACGTTGCAGTTTGCCGATTGGGTAGGTCGCACAAAGAAACGCAAAGTGTATGTCGTGTCTACTCCGAAACGACCCGTGCCTTTAtgccattatttatatacag GATCGGGCGGAAAGTCAAAGCATGAACGCTTTTTAGTTGTGGATCAAGAAGGTAAATTCCAATTGAGGGGTTATAATGAAGCAGTTGCTGCTAAAAAAGCTAGGGAAAACGAGTATAAGAAAAACTTTGGGCCAAAAg gTGGAAAGCAGTTCGGAAATCCAAAAGCAGAACAGACAATGTGGGTGGCTTTAATTGACCATTTACGGTCAAATGACAAATTGCCCGTTGTAGCTTTCACGTTGTCTCGCAATAG aTGTGATCACAATGCAGAAAATTTGATGTCCGTTGATCTCACTACGGCTAAAGAGAAAGGTCACATTCGATCTTTCTTTCAAAGGTGTCTTCAGAGGCTCAAAGAACCCGACCGAAAGTTGCCACAg GTTATAAGACTGCAAAGAGTTCTAGAAAATGGTATTGGTGTCCATCACAGTGGCATATTGCCTCTTCTGAAAGAAATTGTCGAAATGTTGTTCCAATCTGGTTAT GTGAAAATCCTCTTCGCTACGGAAACTTTTGCGATGGGAGTAAACATGCCTGCTCGGACAGTAATATTTGACGATATCACAAAGTTTGACGGACTGCAGTCGCGCAGTTTGGTACCTGCTGAGTACATACAGATGGCTGGAAGAGCCGGCAGGAGAG GTTTGGATGATACAGGCACAGTGATAATACTATGTAAAGATGGCGTCCCAGACCAACTGACACTCAAGGAAATGATGTTGGGTACTCCTCAGAAGTTGTCCTCTCAATTCAGGCTCACTTATGCTATGATTTTGAGCTTAttacg AGTAGCTACTGTTTCCGTCGAGGGGATGATGCAGCGTTCGTTCCGCGAACTACATCAAATTCTCCAACaggataataataagaaattactGCAAATCGCCGAAAAGGAATATTCAGAGAAATGTGGGACCCCTCTCGCATCTCATCTCGCCCCACTGGCTACTTTCTATGATACAGCCGTGGGGTACATTGATGTTCTTAATGAAATGATGCCTCTTCTGTTGAGCCAGCCTAAGGTCTCTAAAGAATTTGTGGCAGGCAGAATATTCATTTTGTCAGCAGGACCATATATTAATCAGTTGGGCATATATTTGAATAGCAGtg ctcCTCGTCAAACGCCATACAAAGTCCTTGTGCTAAACACAGTGGAGCAAGACACAAATAGGTATAACTTCGATCTGGACGACGCCTGGTACCGAATGCTGAGTTTCTCAGCTATGTATGATCATATTG GCACTGAGGAAAGCACCTTAGAGCACACTATATTAACAATAGCCGCGAAGAATATTATTGGGGTAACTAAGACCAGTTTGAAGATTgatgcaaatattattatacaggATTGGGAGAAACGACAAATGCCAAG gttTAAAGACGCACCCGTAGGCGCAAGTTGCGCAAGCGCAGTACAAGAGTTGTCACGTTTGAGTCACGCGGTGCGAACTAGCGCTAGTGCGCTGGAAATGGTCAGCCTCACGCAGTCTCTTAATATATCTACAGGGGAGTTATTACAATCGTTggataaaatgaataaattgaag GCCGAACTAGACACGCAAAAGAAAAGCACGGGAATCGCAAACTTCAAAAACGAGTTTGCAATCGTGTATGAACGGAAACAGGCTGAACGCAAACGGGATAAATACAAACGTCTACTATCTTTTGAATCGTTAGCTCTTTACCCAGACTATCAAGGAAGACTCCTCGTATTGCgggaattaaattatatagacgAACATGACAGCGTCATTCTTAAAGGCAGAGTCGCATGTTGCATGGGTACCAACGAGCTAATCATATCGGAATTGGTCTTCAGAAATGTGTTTACCGATAAGAATCCAGCGGAAATTGCTGCGTTGCTGAGTTGTTTTGTTTTCCAAGCGAAAACTCATGTCGATCAGGTTCTGACTGACAAACTGGCGGAGGGCGTTAAAGCAATTGAAGCGATTGAAGAGGAATTATGCTCAATTGAAGCTAAACACGGG GTATCCCAATTTGAGGGTCAGCAGGAACGACTGAACTTTGGACTTGTTCGCGTTGTATACGAATGGGCGTTGGAAAAGCCATTCGCAGAAATCATGGATCTCACTGATGTGCAAGAAGGAATTATTGTTAGATGCATTCAGCAGTTGCATGAG CTTCTGGTTGATGTAAAAGATGCAGCAGTGGCTGTTGGTGATCCAAACCTTCAGGCGAAGATGATGGAAGCCTCGACAGCCATTAAAAGAGATATTGTGTTTGCCGCAAGTTTATACACAACACAGCGAGAAACTGttgttttataa
- the LOC119828714 gene encoding proteasome activator complex subunit 4-like encodes MLQDDEFELMVTTEERVKRLGFRPQKEILTNHLLPYAEELDEESNKFLAQVKINLAKAVMLREMKPACGVWTSRLMKYIRIYGLKFSKEDHLAFIKLAYELVLIPDLEPCKIHKFCTLFIMLTKKRHLIPPEELTLSWRPLFELGKALFDTNSTQIGMFHYLTPKRSGNKASMLDMVRKFLSGYGLDDALELFGLASPTEDELPTSLEASYTSMVKCARPYFDVGATKEMLDEFLPYISPWSMSTHMNTPLVFLPIGLNPRYASQGHELWFDKLNTLWDTCSNAQCGVTDIMVLFANLAKRNPGAVDWSPHAPKMFMRFLHALNLPVSYKDMHHNKHNNLDMKYVASWIVWTINPDGVVLKHLKSFLAGVESYLHSANAGRWSYKLRDLLKKLAREFLNRVRRESEKRYLDSWENKTPDAYKLREEDITEFVQLVLEPTYQAVYTRSGVLDVSVALQNLATLRPAIVIPPLLEKFKTALTSLTEPHRVTAAMSAVSAVVRPMLRGADAGYPEGQTHVVPILMAVLPGLDPNDIKKTIVTLHLILMFSSMISYIDCSSAHEHWTDLTEEELLTCESTAQLEDFVLVFLDKLLTIIESSTMELPRLDTKDSDLVRSKTDAVMETAISSAVQSVLMQCSPKIFKEALRKFKAFATESTYETNVSGSMIGVLLKVFARIDAESTLAAFLPQLSEELLELMSTEEALRDENPPRDLVYRLVLFMQVVCCDGTVLIKYIPQILPVLDKALKLHSNYALTRASDCLSNIFNSLAYIDLKEGKCSPKDYGSAPEKWLPIREWGSGCLMKDVNFKWHVPCKEEADCAQMLVDRYLKPEINRIKQWLNDERPMCRERRLRSFHIINSVLSCSTLLPPPNEEPIPLLESHVPATNMPYSNGVKHTVTLDGMNLRVALTRLLLDVQSRMLAEKTDDTRGLEMLLQVWERVIVIKNLRNGPGLETRMRSYGALERALEGRGGLGGGPVKPGGARLRMLLADAARLQEEARLDLVCDSGITPSALDGLNALYELSINTYSSVRIAAQVPLYWMLSHYAYSYRVLVPKLVELFSSIGEGDEWHAKHKGALCILLGPKTGPIIAKQDWEVVRALWPAMLKAPVSEKPSIHRLEQAFSDSLHRHFPATNTRLTITDTCVESAKLLMTEEQFNDPEFQNIFSKAKEIEEALSNHAEKQYLELIDELVGIAESSNVQWRRLELAMQMLTFCPSLQTPYPPSAVRLFVKSLVHEDIIVRRIAGRLTLYAIKQRKSKVKKIKVDPYEVAGVPKPENHIPGYRKDLEWALWSPERELTTDEDWDKPWLRNVSCGFYAWPKYIEVAAPQKEQNLALDRNPEDMEEGERYLFEFFADEQNINKLLNFLTVEEKKGKDKFNVMRCTMFRMIFANFGERVCAKLMEHALACAGKPDETMQRFAAEIASAALRAPRDWPRERALALQRDAMKIVVVGLTAVIPDSTEDWSTCMINAVEKMDPTRNTEVLKSLLQLCAPSLGDSTDQETSFVACARIYALQDAINALAWRAPAYAAELLKRLEAANFMQHPYQNVRENVGVAFMAIFNTDVVFPGGDNKYAPKLEDFLDSIKPKIAALYDEHGDIVIKSAAAMAEQCSSACAQQASHGPQSSALVRQLQGLVEAHRGPHDDRPQVSRTI; translated from the exons atgctGCAAGACGACGAATTTGAGCTTATGGTGACGACGGAGGAAAGGGTGAAAAGGTTGGGATTTCGTCCTCAAAAGGAAATTTTGACCAACCATCTGTTGCCATATGCCGAAGAGCTCGATGAGGAGTCCAACAAGTTCCTCGCACAGGTCAAGATAAACCTGGCGAAGGCGGTAATGCTCCGGGAAATGAAACCAGCCTGTGGCGTATGGACATCCAGGCTAATgaa ATATATCAGAATATATGGATTGAAATTCAGCAAAGAAGATCATTTAGCCTTTATAAAGCTTGCATATGAACTGGTCCTCATTCCTGATTTGGAGCCatgtaaaattcataaattttgcaCATTGTTTATCATGCTTACCAA gaaAAGACATTTAATACCACCAGAGGAACTAACCTTGTCGTGGAGACCACTTTTTGAACTTGGAAAAGCATTGTTTGATACGAATTCAACACAGATTGGAATGTTTCACTATCTCAC gCCCAAACGATCTGGGAATAAAGCTTCAATGCTCGATATGGTACGAAAGTTCTTATCTGGTTATGGGCTAGATGACGCACTCGAACTATTTGGCCTGGCGTCACCCACAGAGGATGAATTACCAAC GTCCCTTGAGGCGTCTTATACGTCTATGGTGAAATGTGCTAGACC GTACTTCGATGTTGGTGCTACAAAAGAAATGCTTGACGAATTTTTGCCTTACATCAGCCCATGGTCTATGAGTACTCATATGAATACGCCGCTGGTATTTTTGCCCATAGGATTGAACCCACGTTACGCCTCGCAAGGTCACGAATTGTggtttgataaattaaacacacTCTGGGATACTTGCTCCAACGCTCAATGTGGTGTTACG GACATAATGGTACTTTTCGCCAATTTAGCTAAGAGGAATCCTGGGGCAGTAGATTGGAGTCCACATGCACCAAAGATGTTTATGAGATTCCTTCATGCTCTTAACCTACCTGTGTCTTATAAAGATATGCACCACAATAAGCATAACAATTTGG ACATGAAATATGTGGCATCATGGATTGTGTGGACAATTAACCCTGACGGTGTGGTTTTGAAGCATTTAAAATCGTTCTTAGCGGGTGTCGAAAGTTATTTACATAGCGCAAATGCGGGTCGGTGGTCATATAAACTGAGGGATCTGCTGAAAAAATTAGCCAGAGAGTTTTTAAACAg AGTGCGACGCGAAAGTGAAAAAAGATATTTAGATTCCTGGGAAAACAAAACGCCGGACGCTTATAAACTCCGAGAAGAAGACATAACGGAGTTCGTGCAACTCGTCCTTGAACCAACATATCAAGCAGTGTATACGCGGAGTGGAGTACTAGACGTATCTGTCGCCTTACAAAACCTCGCTACATTGAGACCTGCCATAGTGATTCCTCCTTTGctggaaaaatttaaaactgccCTGACCTCACTAACGGAACCTCACAGAGTGACAGCCGCTATGTCCGCAGTCTCAGCAGTGGTTCGACCAATGCTTAGGGGCGCTGATGCTGGTTATCCAGAAGGTCAAACCCACGTTGTCCCCATTTTGATGGCAGTTCTGCCCGGCCTCGACccaaatgacattaaaaaaacaatagtcACCTTGCATTTGATATTGATGTTCAGCAGTATGATATCCTATATAGATTGCAGCTCTGCTCACGAGCACTGGACGGATTTGACAGAAGAAGAACTCTTAACGTGTGAATCGACTGCACAGCTAGAAGATTTTGTTCTTGTTTTCCTCGATAAACTGCTTACAATTATTGAGTCTAGTACTATGGAACTCCCACGATTGGATACCAAAGACTCCGACTTGGTACGCAGTAAGACAGATGCCGTGATGGAGACTGCTATTTCGTCCGCAGTGCAGTCAGTTTTAATGCAATGTTCgccgaaaatatttaaagaagcTCTTCGAAAGTTTAAGGCGTTTGCCACTGAATCAACATATGAAACAAACGTTTCTGGAAGCATGATTGGTGTTTTGTTGAAAGTTTTCGCGCGTATAGATGCGGAGTCAACACTTGCAGCGTTTTTACCACAACTTAGTGAAGAACTGCTCGAACTTATGTCCACTGAAGAAGCTTTACGCGATGAAAATCCACCGCGCGATCTTGTGTACAGACTCGTTCTATTTATGCAAGTTGTCTGCTGTGATGGGACAGTcctgataaaatatattcctcAAATTTTGCCAGTCCTTGATAAAGCACTCAAGTTGCATTCCAATTATGCGTTAACTCGTGCGTCTGATTGCTtgagtaatatatttaattctttggCCTATATTGATTTAAAGGAAGGTAAATGTTCGCCAAAGGATTATGGCAGTGCTCCAGAGAAATGGTTGCCTATTCGCGAGTGGGGTAGTGGGTGTTTAATGAAAGATGTGAATTTTAAATGGCATGTACCGTGTAAAGAAGAAGCTGATTGTGCCCAGATGTTGGTAGATCGGTATTTGAAGCCAGAAATCAATAGAATCAAGCAATGGCTTAATGATGAGCGACCAATGTGCCGTGAGAGAAGATTACGCAGCTTCCACATAATAAATTCGGTACTGTCGTGTAGCACACTTTTACCGCCACCCAATGAGGAGCCTATTCCACT TTTGGAATCCCATGTACCAGCAACAAATATGCCTTATTCCAATGGTGTTAAGCACACAGTTACCTTGGACGGTATGAACTTGAGGGTGGCCCTGACACGTCTTCTCTTGGATGTCCAGTCTCGTATGTTGGCTGAAAAGACGGATGACACGCGTGGTTTGGAAATGCTGTTACAG GTCTGGGAGAGAGTGAtagtaataaagaatttacGTAACGGCCCCGGTTTAGAAACACGAATGCGATCATACGGTGCTCTAGAACGTGCCTTAGAAGGCAGAGGGGGTCTAGGTGGGGGGCCGGTGAAGCCCGGTGGTGCTCGTCTGCGAATGCTACTGGCTGATGCTGCTCGACTCCAAGAAGAGGCGAGGCTGGACTTGGTGTGTGACTCTGGGATCACACCCTCAGCTCTCGATGGCCTCAACGCCTTGTACGAACTAtccataaatacatatagttCC GTTCGCATCGCGGCCCAAGTACCACTGTATTGGATGCTGAGTCACTACGCATATTCATACCGGGTTCTTGTCCCGAAATTAGTCGAACTATTCAGCTCCATAGGAGAGGGTGACGAATGGCACGCCAAGCATAAAGGAGCACTTTGCATCCTATTGGGCCCCAAAACGGGGCCAATTATTGCTAAGCAAGATTGGGAAGTCGTTAGAGCTCTTTGGCCAGCAATGTTGAAAGCGCCAGTCAGTGAAAAACCAAGTATACATAG ACTCGAACAAGCATTCAGCGACTCTTTGCACCGACACTTCCCAGCCACAAACACGAGGCTCACGATCACAGACACTTGCGTTGAATCAGCAAAACTTCTCATGACCGAGGAACAATTTAATGATCCAGAGTTCCAAAATATATTCAGTAAGGCTAAGGAAATAGAAGAAGCCCTTTCGAACCACGCTGAGAAACAATATCTTGAACTTATCGATGAATTGGTGGGCATTGCTGAGTCATCAAATGT TCAATGGCGTCGCTTAGAGTTAGCTATGCAAATGCTAACATTCTGTCCGTCCCTCCAAACACCGTATCCGCCTAGCGCTGTTAGACTCTTCGTCAAGTCACTGGTACATGAAGACATAATTGTCAGAAGAATTGCCGGTCGGTTAACTCTGTACGCTATTAAGCAACGTAAGAGCaaagtaaagaaaatcaaaGTGGATCCTTATGAAGTGGCTGGTGTTCCAAAACCAGAAAATCACATACCAG GCTATAGAAAAGATCTTGAATGGGCACTTTGGTCACCAGAAAGAGAATTAACAACTGACGAAGACTGGGATAAGCCTTGGTTAAGAAATGTCTCCTGTGGATTTTATGCTTGGCCCAAATATATCGAG GTAGCAGCACCTCAAAAAGAACAGAACCTTGCTTTAGATAGAAATCCTGAAGACATGGAAGAGGGTGAACGGTATCTTTTTGAGTTCTTCGCTGATGAACAGAACATCAACAAATTGCTGAACTTCCTGACAGTGGAGGAAAAGAAAGGGAAAGATAAATTCAACGTGATGCGTTGTACCATGTTCAGG ATGATATTCGCGAACTTCGGCGAGCGGGTGTGCGCAAAGCTAATGGAGCACGCACTGGCGTGCGCGGGCAAGCCGGACGAGACGATGCAGCGGTTTGCGGCTGAGATCGCGTCGGCCGCGCTGCGGGCGCCCCGGGACTGGCCCCGGGAAAGGGCGCTGGCCCTGCAAAGAGACGCTATGAAGATTGTTGTTGTTG GTCTAACAGCAGTAATCCCAGATTCAACGGAGGATTGGAGCACATGCATGATAAACGCAGTGGAGAAGATGGATCCCACACGCAATACGGAAGTGCTGAAATCACTGTTACAGTTGTGTGCGCCCTCGCTGGGTGACAGCACTGACCAGGAAACTTCATTTGTGGCTTGTGCTCGAATATATGCACTGCAG GACGCAATCAACGCGCTCGCCTGGCGCGCGCCCGCATACGCCGCGGAATTGTTGAAAAGATTAGAAGCAGCTAATTTTATGCAACATCCATACCAGAATGTTCGAGAAAACGTGGGCGT TGCTTTCATGGCGATATTTAATACGGACGTGGTGTTTCCCGGCGGCGATAATAAATATGCACCGAAATTGGAAGATTTCCTCGATTCTATAAAACCCAAGATTGCTGCTTTGTACGACGAACACGGAGATATcg tgATAAAATCAGCGGCGGCGATGGCGGAACAGTGCAGCAGTGCGTGCGCGCAACAGGCGAGCCACGGCCCACAGAGCTCGGCGCTGGTGCGGCAACTGCAGGGGCTTGTGGAGGCGCACCGCGGACCGCACGACGATCGACCGCAGGTTTCTAGAACAATCTAA
- the LOC119828605 gene encoding transcription initiation factor IIA subunit 2 — protein sequence MSYQLYRNTTIGNTLQESLDELIQYGQITPTLAVKVLLQFDKSINQALSNKVKSRLTFKAGKLNTYRFCDNVWTFMLNDVEFREVQEVAKVDKVKIVACDGKNVEERR from the exons atgtCATATCAGTTGTATAGAAATACTACTATTGGAAACACATTACAGGAAAGCCTTGACGAATTGATACAA TATGGACAGATAACACCTACATTGGCTGTAAAAGTGTTATTACAATTTGATAAATCTATAAACCAAGCATTGTCAAATAAAGTGAAATCTAGATTAACCTTCAAAGCTGGTAAACTCAATACTTATAG aTTTTGTGACAATGTTTGGacatttatgttaaatgatGTGGAATTTAGAGAAGTTCAAGAAGTTGCTAAGGTTGATAAAGTTAAAATTGTAGCTTGCGATGGAAAAA ATGTGGAAGAAAGAAGATAA